Within the Marixanthomonas sp. SCSIO 43207 genome, the region TAATAACCGAGAGGTTGTTACAACTCAACTTGATGATAGAGGAACATTTACTTTGACTACCAGTATTGAAGAAGGATATTATTTTTTGGCATATGGTCGCACAACAGCACCTATTTTTTTATATCCTAAAGATAACCTTACTGTATACGTTGATGCCAATAATTTTGAAACAACACTTAATTTTATAGGTCAAGGTGCTGAACGAAATAATTACTTGGTTCAAAAATCTATTGTAGAAAAGGAGATGACCAAAGACCTAGCATCGTTTTATAAACCCGAAGAGCAGGAATATCTTAAGAATATTACTACCCTACAAAATACACATCAAGAACTGTTACTACAATACGATGTTGAGTCTTTCTTTAAAAAAGCTGAGGGCAAATCATTAGCCTACCAACGTCTATTTAATATTAATAACTATGAATCAAACTATTCATTTTATTTAGGTGAGGAAATTTCACCATCAGAGGAGTTTTATAAACCTATTAGAGATTTAAAATTAGATAACGTAGCAGATTATAACAAATTCAGATTTTATCAATATATAGTTGATTCTGTATGGAATGAGCGTATTGAAGAAGCTCCAAATGTAGATGCCATGCTAGCAGTGATTCGTGAGGTGACTTTTGAAGAATTAGCCATTAGCTTAGTAAACGGGTTTTATTCAAAAATATCTTCAAAAAATAGTGAACGAGCCAAAGATTATCTTGATTTAATTAAGAGGGTAACAACATACCAGCCTTTTATTGATGCTGCTGAAGAAAGATACAATGAGATAACAAACTCAAAACAACTTACTAAAGGAAGCATTTCACCATTATTTGCTTATGAAAATACAAACGGAGATCTAGTTAAATTATCAGACTTTAAAGGAAACTATGTTTATATTGATGTCTGGGCAACTTGGTGTGCTCCATGCATTAAGCAAATACCTTACATTAAAAAACTCGAAAAACGTTACCACGATAAAAACATTGTCTTTGTAAGTATTTCGGTTGATAAAAAAGAAATAAAGGATACTTGGAAACAATTTATACATGATAAAGAACTGGATGGAATACAGCTTTTTGCGGATAACTCTTTTGAGAGTGATTTTATGAATGCTTATGCTGTTAACTCCATTCCACGGTTTATTTTAATTGATCCGGAAGGAAAAATTATAGATCCTGAAGCTCCACGACCTTCTTTTGAAAAAACAAAAACAATTTTGGACGGTTTGCTAGAATAATTCTTTAACCTTGTAAGTACAGGGCATTCATTCCAATTCCAAAATCATAGGGATGGGATTTCCAATTTGTATTTGATTTTGTTTTAATCGTTTTTCCGGTGTTTAAATAACTGTATTGATAGAAGCTTTTTGTTTTGCCAGTAATTTGCCAAAGTATTTCTCTCGCATGTATAATTTTTAAATAGTTGTTTGAGTAGTAAATAACCCCCGGCTTCTTTATTTTTAATAAGCAATCGTCATAAAATTCTAATATCAAAATAGCTGTTTCCTCTTTATAAATAACTGATTTCAGTATGTGTTTATCGTTTAGTTTTTTTCCTATGGAATCTCCCCATATTGAGACGGTAACTTCCATTTTAAAAAAGAACTTGTTTTCTTTAAAACCTTCTGTGAGCAACTTTGGAGAAAGTTTTATGAAATCGCTTCCAGGAGTAGGTTCCAAATCATCAAGATCATAAGAGGCATTGTTTCCAGACATAGTAGTAATTGCTCCTCTTCTGTTTATCATATTAAAAACAAACCAACTTAAATATAGACCTAATCCCACACAGATTATTGCTCCTATGATGTGGAAGGGAGGTAATATTTCGGTATAAAGCACAAGAGCAATAAATCCAAACCCAATCAAGGGTAGCAACGCTTGAATACAGGCAAATAAAATTTTAAAAACATTCATTAAAAATACAGTTACTTTAAAATCACTTCAAAAACAAATAATCTACTATCACATTGGCGGCTACTTGGCTTCCTTTTAAGGAAGGATGAAATCCATCCGGACCGTAATAACTAAAATCTTTACTGGAGTCAAAATGATTTTTCCAAACTTCTCCTACCGGAAGCAATCGTGCATTGGTATATTGAGTAGCGTCTTGATGATTTTTAATCACCTTATCAAAGGTATGATAATAGGTAAGCGAAGGCCAAACCATAAAAAAACATAATTGAGTTTGCTGTGTAGCGCAAAGTTCTTGTAGTTTTTTTCCGTATTCAAAAAGCATAGCCCTGCCTTCTTGTTGAGAAGAGGGCCCTTGTTGAACAATAACGTAATCATAGGATTTATTGCTGATGAGTTGCTGTATTTTTTTATCATTCCAATGATCTTCAAGAGCATAATTAGGCAGGGCTACCGTGGTGGTATGTAATTTTATGCCCTTCTTTTTTGCCTTTTTTTGAACCAATTTTGGCAAGTTGTTGGTGTAGGTAAGACTGTTTCCTATAAATAATATAGAGACTTTTTTTGAAGATGTAGCTGCTTTTTGTCCCACACCGTGAAACGTAGCGATTAAAAAGAAGAGAATTAATAGATGAAGCTGCTTCATACCCTATTTATTTTACATTACTCTTGCACACCCTGCAACAATTTCTTATTAAGTTTTTTGTCTTCGTGAGTGTGTAACACAGAAACATCACCGGTTGACTCAAGTATAGCGGCGTGCACTTCAGATAGGTCAAAAACATTGGCTTCTCGAAGCTTTGCAATTAAGTCGTCCTCGCTCATGTTTGTTGCACTTAAATTTGAATGTAGAATTTCGCCCTCTTTCATTAATAAAATGGGGGAGTTGGTAGCCCATTTTTTGAAAGGTTTCGATTTTCGTACCAGTAAAGCAAATAAGGATTGAAAAGCAATAATACCGGCCAGAGCAATAACTCCTTTAACTAAAGATTGATCGCTATTTAAAACAATCGATGCCAAAATAGAACCTATAGCAATGGTTGCGGCAAAGTCAAAACTAGACATTTTTGCAAAGGTTCGTAAACCTGCTATGCGAGTAATAATAATGATTCCCGTAAATAATAATAAAATTGAAAGCAACACCTTTACTAAGGTATCCGGCGTTACAGTAATCCAGTTTTCCATACGAACGTTTATTTTTACTTAAAGATAGGAATTTTGCAAGAAGATATACGTAAAACTAGGACTTACTTACTTTTTGACAACTCTTGTTTTCAGAAAGATAGTATGAATTAAAATTTTAGGTTGTAAGAGATAAAATTAACTTTTGTTAGTCACTTCACAGTATAGAGATATGTGGTCAAAACTTGATGGTTATTTAAATAATATCCATTATTTTTACAATATGTTGGCAAAACATAAATCGTATATAGCTTTATTTCTATTCGCAGCATTTATGCTCGTTCGAGTAGTAAATGTGCATGCTTTTTCACATTTAGATGAAGAGCATTCAGATTTAGCTCATTGTGAATTATGTGATGCTTTTAAACATTCTGAAAAAGACATAAAGTTTATTCCACAAGTTTCAGATGTAAAAGAAACAACCATAGGTGTTTTTGAATATAAATCAAAACCAATAGTTGGGTACGATGAACCTTTACAGTATATAGCTACACCGCTTACACTACATAATAAGCCACCACCTAAAATTTAAAGGCACAATTTTATTTTTTATAACTCGAGTACATCTGGCGGTATAGCCGGGATGCATACAGAAAATTGTGATTCACAAAGTTATCTTTTATTTTTTTAGCAGTTGCTTAAAAGCATCTGCATAACATTTTATTTATTTTACTAATGAAAAAATTACCCATAACCGTGTTAAGCGGTTTCCTAGGTGCTGGTAAAACAACATTGCTTAATCACATCCTGCATAACAAGCAAGGATTAAAAGTTGCAGTTATTGTAAATGATATGAGCGAAGTTAATATCGATGCCCAGCTTGTTGAAAATGAGAATACACTTTCACGTACTGAAGAAAAAATGGTGGAAATGTCCAACGGTTGTATATGTTGTACGTTACGAGAAGATTTAATGATTGAGGTTGAGAAACTCGCAAAAGAACAGCGATTTGATTATCTAATAATAGAAAGTACCGGAATATCTGAACCTATCCCTGTGGCACAAACCTTTAGTTTTACTAGTGATGATGGTACTATTGATTTAAGTCGCTTTAGTTATGTAGATACCATGGTAACAGTTGTGGATTCATTTAATTTCTTGAAAGACTTTTCTAGCCCTCAATATCTTACAGACAGGAACCTTACAGACATAGATGGAGATGATCGTACTATTGTTAATTTACTTACAGATCAAGTTGAGTTTGCAAACGTAATTTTATTGAATAAAATTGATTTGGTAACCGAAGACGAGTTACGCAATTTGTATGATATTTTACATAAACTGAATCCTGAAGCACGCATTATACCTACCAAAAATTCAGAAATTGATTTAAGAGAAGTGATACACACACAACTATTTGATTTTGAAAAAGCCGAAGCTTCCGCCGGTTGGATAAAAGAGCTTGAGACAGAACATACTCCTGAAACTGAAGAGTATGGAATTGGGTCATTTGTATACCGACGCAAAAAACCTTTTCACCCCGATCGTTTTCTTGAATTTGTTGAGAAACAATTTCCTCAAAATATAATACGTAGTAAGGGATTATTCTGGATGGCATCTCGATTAAATATGGCTATCATCTGGTCATCTGCTGGCGGATCTCTTAAAACAGACCCGGCAGGAGTCTGGTGGGCTAGTATGCCTTTTGGAGAACGAATTTCATATGCCGGTTTTGTAAATAATCAAGCTATAATTGAACGTGATTGGCACGATGCCTTTGGCGACCGAAAGATTGAGCTGGTATTTATAGGTCAGCATTTAGACGTGGAAGAAATAACTAAGCAATTAGATGGTTGTTTGTTAACACAAAGCGAATTAAATGAATGGAAAAAAGGAAGTTTTCCACAAACAGATAAATGGCCGATACCTAATTATCAAAATTCATAATAAAAAAAGGTAATTGAATAAGTCTGAAAATAAAGGCGTATTTACTTTACCTGCCGGGGATCATGATTCATAAAAAGTACATCAAGGTTAATTTGATTCCCGGCTTTTTTTAATAACTGAAAACCTTTTAAACCAAAAAGAAATTCAAAAGAACCTTTATAATAACTTAAAAATTAAAAATTATGATTAATAAACAGGAAGTAGAAAAAGCACAACAAATATGGGGCGATGGTGTCGTTAAAATTGGTAGTATAGAAAACCGACAAGAATGTGAAGCCTTTACAGAAAAATTTGTTGATGAGCGGTATGATTTCAGCAATAAAGAAGTGTTGTTTAAGCCAACAAAAACCTCTCATAAACAGTTCAGAATACACAAGGATGGTGCGGTATCGTATTTTATTGGAGGGAATGAATCTTTTTCAGAAGATAACGGATTTGCATTACAACCTTGGACAAAAGTACGTTTTGAAAATGTTTCACTTATTTTAGAGGAGAACCGAGCATTAGCAATGGGCAATTACTTTTTTACAGATACTAATGGAGATGAGACTAAGGTAGAATACACCTTTGGTTATGTAAAAGATACAAACGGTGAGTTAAAAATTGATGTACATCATTCTTCATTGCCTTTTAACCCTGCAGCTGCAGTATGAGTATCGATATAGCAATATCCAAAAAATGCTTGTTTCTTATCTGTCCTACTGATGGTTTTGAACCATTTTTAACAAATATGTTTAAGGAACAGGCATTTTTTTATACTGCTTTGGGAGCTTGTTTTGAATGGAAAAACACCACGCAAAAAGAGCTCGCCAAACTAATAGTAAAGCAAGATATCAAACAAGTACTATTCATTGTAAAAAAGAACAATCGCTTTTTTTTAGATAAACTTAAAATAAAATACAATTTGGCGGCATATCCAGTTGAAAAATCGTTACAGTTTATTGAAGATAATATGTCAACAACCCTAGAAAATTGGGGCGATAAAAGACCTAATCAAGAAATTTTGGCTGCTAATTATTTAGAATATCAAAAAGACAGGCTTATACAAACTTCTTTTCTAGGAAGTACTCTGAAAAAACATAATATAGCGGTGATGAGTATGCTTTATAACTCAAACCGGCAAACGTTTATTAAAACAGAAACCTTGCAACACCACATAAAGCTTTTTGAAGATATTTCTGTCAATTGACGCTAATGTGAAATGTTGCTCTTGAGTGAATAATTTTATATGGATAGAAGAAAATTTATATCATTTTTGGGAAAAGCTAGTGCTGGAGCCTTAATTACTCCTCCTTTTTTAATTGGTTGCGGAAGTACAACTACTCCGATAGCTGGTGAAAATGTGTCAAACAGTCAATTAAATAGACTAAAAAACTTAAAACTAGAATCAATCCCAGCTTCAAAAGTAGATGATTTAATTTTAACAAATGGAATGAATTATCATACTATAATTAAATGGGGTGATGCTATTAACGATAAAGATACTTTTGGTTATAACAATGATTTTACGTGTTTTATACCTCTTGATAAAACCAACCCTAAAGACGGATTACTCTGGGTAAATCACGAGTATGTAAACCCTCTTTATGTGTCAGGCTATAATTATAGAAATCCAAATACACTAAGAACAAAAGAACAAATAGATAAAGAAATGTATAATGTAGGGGGAAGTATTATACGTATAAAAGAAGTAAATGGAAAGTGGGAAATGGTGTTTAATGATCCATATAACAGGCGAATAACCGCAAAAACACCTATTGTATTTAACTGGGATTATCCTATTTGTGGAAAGGATTCTGCTATAGGTACTTTAGCAAACTGTTCTGGCGGAATAACACCATGGAATACATTTTTAAGTTGTGAAGAAAATTATGATGATTTTTATGGTGAGACGGTATATACTGAAAATAACAAATCTTACCATAAAAAAAGTAAGTATTATCAATGGGAAGATTTTTACCAGTACCCACCTGAGCATTATGGATGGGTAGTAGAAATAAACCCTAAAGATGGGACGGCTCAAAAACACATTGCTTTGGGTCGTTTTGCACACGAATGTTGTACATTATATGAACTTGATGATAAAAGAATTGTTGCCTATACAGGAGATGATGCCAATGATGAACATCTGTATAAGTTTGTATCTTCAAAACCAAGCTCACTAAAAGAAGGTACTTTGTATGTAGCTGATATGGTAAATGGAAAATGGCTACCCTTAGACTGGCAAAAACAACCCCTATTGAAAAAAAGGTTTAAAGACCAAACAGAAGTGTTAATAAGGGCGAGAGAAGCTTCAAAAGTATTAGGTGCTACTCAATTAAATAGACCTGAAGATATAGAGATTGACCCTATATCAGGAAACGTTTTTGTAACCTTTACCAACAACAAACCCAAAAATGATTATCACGGCTCTATTGTAAAGATTCAAGAAGATAATAATGAGTTTGATTCATTATCTTTTACATATTCTACGTACAAAGCAGGAGGTGAGAAAAATGGATTTTCGTGTCCGGATAACTTATCTTTTGATTTAGCAGGAAATCTTTGGATAACTTCAGATATGTCGGGGAGCTCAATGAATAAAGACGATAAACCATATAAAAATTTTAAGAATAACAGTCTCTTTGTCGTTCCAAGATATGGTTCTCAAGAAGGAAAGGTAATTCGTGTTGCTTCTGCACCTAGGGATGCTGAATTAACAGGGCCTTGGTTTTCTCCAAATGGAAAAACACTTTTTTTAAGTGTTCAGCATCCAGGCGAGCAAACAGAAGATAAAGACAACCCTACTAGTAAATGGCCGTTTGATGAGGATACTATTCCAAAACCTGCTGTAGTAGCAATTACAGGAGATTTTATTGAAAAAATGAACATGTTAGATAAAATAGTATAAAGTTAAAACTTGTAACTTTCTCTTAAAATGATGTATTAATTTAAATAACCTTTATTATATATGTTTCTTAAAAAGACTATGTTGGTAAACTTACACTCCAATTCAAATATACTTGGTTCTATAGCAAGCGGTCTTTGTTTAATTCATTGCATTATAACACCTTTATTATTTGTGGCGCATGCGGGTCATATTCATGAACACCACGCTCACGCACACCCGTTTTGGTGGGGGTTAATAGACTTATTATTTATAGCTATATCACTTCTAGCGGTATATTGGTCTGCAAAAAATACTTCAAAAAAATGGCTTCGCTA harbors:
- a CDS encoding TlpA disulfide reductase family protein, which translates into the protein MLKYVFFLFSVLVSTSMVAKTGKVLVTGTVKNHSATSISITTINNREVVTTQLDDRGTFTLTTSIEEGYYFLAYGRTTAPIFLYPKDNLTVYVDANNFETTLNFIGQGAERNNYLVQKSIVEKEMTKDLASFYKPEEQEYLKNITTLQNTHQELLLQYDVESFFKKAEGKSLAYQRLFNINNYESNYSFYLGEEISPSEEFYKPIRDLKLDNVADYNKFRFYQYIVDSVWNERIEEAPNVDAMLAVIREVTFEELAISLVNGFYSKISSKNSERAKDYLDLIKRVTTYQPFIDAAEERYNEITNSKQLTKGSISPLFAYENTNGDLVKLSDFKGNYVYIDVWATWCAPCIKQIPYIKKLEKRYHDKNIVFVSISVDKKEIKDTWKQFIHDKELDGIQLFADNSFESDFMNAYAVNSIPRFILIDPEGKIIDPEAPRPSFEKTKTILDGLLE
- a CDS encoding SGNH/GDSL hydrolase family protein, with the protein product MKQLHLLILFFLIATFHGVGQKAATSSKKVSILFIGNSLTYTNNLPKLVQKKAKKKGIKLHTTTVALPNYALEDHWNDKKIQQLISNKSYDYVIVQQGPSSQQEGRAMLFEYGKKLQELCATQQTQLCFFMVWPSLTYYHTFDKVIKNHQDATQYTNARLLPVGEVWKNHFDSSKDFSYYGPDGFHPSLKGSQVAANVIVDYLFLK
- a CDS encoding DUF421 domain-containing protein, translating into MENWITVTPDTLVKVLLSILLLFTGIIIITRIAGLRTFAKMSSFDFAATIAIGSILASIVLNSDQSLVKGVIALAGIIAFQSLFALLVRKSKPFKKWATNSPILLMKEGEILHSNLSATNMSEDDLIAKLREANVFDLSEVHAAILESTGDVSVLHTHEDKKLNKKLLQGVQE
- a CDS encoding GTP-binding protein, which translates into the protein MKKLPITVLSGFLGAGKTTLLNHILHNKQGLKVAVIVNDMSEVNIDAQLVENENTLSRTEEKMVEMSNGCICCTLREDLMIEVEKLAKEQRFDYLIIESTGISEPIPVAQTFSFTSDDGTIDLSRFSYVDTMVTVVDSFNFLKDFSSPQYLTDRNLTDIDGDDRTIVNLLTDQVEFANVILLNKIDLVTEDELRNLYDILHKLNPEARIIPTKNSEIDLREVIHTQLFDFEKAEASAGWIKELETEHTPETEEYGIGSFVYRRKKPFHPDRFLEFVEKQFPQNIIRSKGLFWMASRLNMAIIWSSAGGSLKTDPAGVWWASMPFGERISYAGFVNNQAIIERDWHDAFGDRKIELVFIGQHLDVEEITKQLDGCLLTQSELNEWKKGSFPQTDKWPIPNYQNS
- a CDS encoding PhoX family phosphatase, which gives rise to MDRRKFISFLGKASAGALITPPFLIGCGSTTTPIAGENVSNSQLNRLKNLKLESIPASKVDDLILTNGMNYHTIIKWGDAINDKDTFGYNNDFTCFIPLDKTNPKDGLLWVNHEYVNPLYVSGYNYRNPNTLRTKEQIDKEMYNVGGSIIRIKEVNGKWEMVFNDPYNRRITAKTPIVFNWDYPICGKDSAIGTLANCSGGITPWNTFLSCEENYDDFYGETVYTENNKSYHKKSKYYQWEDFYQYPPEHYGWVVEINPKDGTAQKHIALGRFAHECCTLYELDDKRIVAYTGDDANDEHLYKFVSSKPSSLKEGTLYVADMVNGKWLPLDWQKQPLLKKRFKDQTEVLIRAREASKVLGATQLNRPEDIEIDPISGNVFVTFTNNKPKNDYHGSIVKIQEDNNEFDSLSFTYSTYKAGGEKNGFSCPDNLSFDLAGNLWITSDMSGSSMNKDDKPYKNFKNNSLFVVPRYGSQEGKVIRVASAPRDAELTGPWFSPNGKTLFLSVQHPGEQTEDKDNPTSKWPFDEDTIPKPAVVAITGDFIEKMNMLDKIV
- a CDS encoding MerC domain-containing protein gives rise to the protein MFLKKTMLVNLHSNSNILGSIASGLCLIHCIITPLLFVAHAGHIHEHHAHAHPFWWGLIDLLFIAISLLAVYWSAKNTSKKWLRYALWISWFALSFVIFNEKLSFLSLAEEVIYIPAIALILFHLLNRKYCECSDDTCCVKTNE